Genomic segment of Verrucomicrobium sp.:
TGGAAAGGGAGAGGTGGCCGGAATGGGCGGCCTTTGGGTCGTGGGCGATGTCGAAGAGGGCCTTGTCGATTTCCTCCCCGGGGATCTGGTGCTGGCCCGCGCGGGAGGGGGGCGAGGGGTACATGAGGGCGATCTTCCCGCCGGGCTTGGCCAGGGAGACGATCCGGTCGAGCGATTTGCGGCGGTCGGCGGCGTCCAGCTCCTGCAGGACGGCGATGCCGAGGACCAGGTCGAACGCGCCTTCCTGGCCCTTCAGCTTGGAAAGGGAGGGAAGGCGGTCGCGGACGTAGGCGACGCCGGTGTGGGCGTTGGCCGTCCGGGCGTGCTCGAAGAGGTCGGAGGGTTCCACGGCGGTGACGCGGTGGCCGTAGCGTTCCGCCAGCCACTTGGCGTCGGCGCCGGAGCCGGAGCCGATGTCGAGGATGCGCAGGGGCTCCTTCGACTCGAAGAGGTGGAGGATCGACTGGTGGACCTTGGCCCGGTCGAGGCCGTCGTATTGGGCGGCCAGCTGGGCGGCGTTCTCGCTGTAGTAGGCGATGCGCTCGGGGTTCGGCATGGCCTTGGAGAGAAGCCGGTTCCGTGCCTAATCGAGGGCGCGGATCGAGTTGAGGCCGCGGTATTTGCCGTCGTCGTCCAGGCCGTAGCCGACGACGAAGCGGTCCGGGATGTCGAAGCCGACCCAGCGGGGGCGGATTTTCACCGTGCGGCGGCGCTTTTTGCGCAGGAGGACGCAGATCTCGACGCTTTCCGCGCCCAGGTCGCGGACGTGCTGCTGGACGGCGTCCAGGGTCAGGCCGGTGTCCAGGATGTCGTCGACGATGATGGCGTGGCGGCCTTTCAGCTCCGCCTGGCAGTGTTCCAGCCCCTTGAGGACGCCGCTGGAGGCGCGGCCCGCGTAGCTCTGGACGCGCCAGCATTCCACCTGGGTTTCGATGGGAAGGCGGCGGACCAGGTCGACCAGGAAGAAGATGCTCCCGTTCATCAGGCCGATGACGGTCAAGGGCTTGTCCTGGTAGCGGCGGCTGATGTCCTTGCCGAGTTCGGCGACGCGGCGGCGCAGGACGGGGGAGGAGAGGAGGGAATCACCGGGAGCTTTCATAAAGGGTCAGTCGAGTTTGGCCAGGGCCTTGCCCATCTTTTGGCCGAGGGGGGTGGAGGCGTCGAGCTGCAGGCCGTCCCGCCAGGCTTGGCGGGCGCCCGGCCGGTCCTTTTCCTGGGCGAAGGAAAGGCCGGCGTAATAGTAGATGGTCTGGCGGGTGGCCAGGTCGAGATCGTCGCCGATGCCCGGTTCCCGGATTTCCTGGACCAGGTAGGTGAAGTCGTCCCGGGCGGTCTGGCGGCGGCGGAAGAAGGCGGGCAGCTCGAAGTTGTTGATCGCCCGGACGAGGCGCGCGCCGACGTCGCGCGGGGCGCCGGCCACGGCGGCGTCCATGGTTTGCAGGCCTTTCTTGAGGGCGGCCAGCTTGCCCGGGCCGGGGAAGGCGTCGCGGCTTTTCAAGGTATAGGCGCTGCCCAGGTAGGCATGGAGCAGGGCGTTCTGGGGGTGTTCCTGGGTCAGGGTTTCCAGGCGGGTGAGGAGCTTAGGCACGGCGCCCTTTTCCTCCCGGACGGCGGCGTCGTGGAGCTGCTGCACTTCCAGGATCTGGGGGTCGGCGAAGGGGTCGGCCGCCCCGGCGCGCGCCGCCAGGAGGAGCAGGCAGAAAAGGGGCAGGAGGCGGCGCAT
This window contains:
- a CDS encoding methyltransferase domain-containing protein, which encodes MPNPERIAYYSENAAQLAAQYDGLDRAKVHQSILHLFESKEPLRILDIGSGSGADAKWLAERYGHRVTAVEPSDLFEHARTANAHTGVAYVRDRLPSLSKLKGQEGAFDLVLGIAVLQELDAADRRKSLDRIVSLAKPGGKIALMYPSPPSRAGQHQIPGEEIDKALFDIAHDPKAAHSGHLSLSKSSPDTKGRLAANGEPLRFEERIITVSAKGPGPTGAGLGRAVERAWEGTSPSKPGLAPAQDAPGRER
- a CDS encoding phosphoribosyltransferase family protein; this translates as MKAPGDSLLSSPVLRRRVAELGKDISRRYQDKPLTVIGLMNGSIFFLVDLVRRLPIETQVECWRVQSYAGRASSGVLKGLEHCQAELKGRHAIIVDDILDTGLTLDAVQQHVRDLGAESVEICVLLRKKRRRTVKIRPRWVGFDIPDRFVVGYGLDDDGKYRGLNSIRALD